The Streptomyces lienomycini sequence TGCTTGGCCACGATCAGGTCCGCCTCACCCGCGCGTGGCGACTCCTTCTCGTAGGCGTCCTCGCGGTGCAGCAGGATGACCATGTCGGCGTCCTGCTCGATCGAACCGGACTCACGCAGGTCGGAGACCATGGGTTTTTTGTCGGTGCGCTGTTCGGGGCCACGGTTCAGCTGGGAGAGCGCGATGACCGGGATCTCCAGCTCCTTCGCCAGGAGCTTGAGGTTGCGGGACATGTCCGAGACCTCCTGCTGTCGGCTCTCGGAGCGCTTGGAGCCGCCGGCCTGCATCAACTGGAGGTAGTCGATGACGACCAGTTTGAGGTCGTTGCGCTGCTTGAGGCGGCGGCACTTGGCGCGGATCTCCATCATCGACAGGTTCGGGGAGTCGTCGATGTAGAGCGGGGCCGCCGACACGTCGGGCATCCGGCGGGCCAGTCGGGTCCAGTCGTCGTCCGTCATCGTGCCCGACCGCATGTGGTGCAGCGCGACACGGGCCTCGGCGGACAGCAGACGCATCGCGATCTCGTTGCGCCCCATTTCGAGCGAGAAGATGACGCTTGGCAGATTGTTCTTGATGGAGGCGGCCCGCGCGAAGTCCAGCGCGAGCGTCGACTTGCCCATGGCGGGACGCGCGGCGATGACGATCATCTGCCCGGGGTGCAGGCCGTTGGTCAGCGAATCGAAGTCAGTGAACCCGGTCGGCACACCGGTCATCTCGCCGCTGCGCGACCCGATCGCCTCGATCTCGTCGAGCGCGCCCTCCATGATGTCGCCGAGCGGCAGGTAGTCCTCGCTGGTGCGCTGCTCGGTGACGGCGTAGATCTCGGCCTGGGCGCGGTTGACGATCTCGTCGACGTCGTCGTCGGCCGCGTATCCCATCTGGGTGATGCGTGTGCCCGCCTCCACCAGGCGGCGCAGCACCGCCCGCTCATGGACGATCTCCGCGTAGTAGGCGGCGTTCGCGGCCGTCGGAACGGTCTGTACCAGGGTGTGCAGATACGAGGCGCCGCCGACCTTGTTGATCTCGCCGCGCTTGGTCAGTTCCGCGGCGATCGTGATGGGGTCGGCCGGCTCACCCTTGGCGTAGACATCGAGGATGGCCTGGTAGACCGTCTCGTGGGCCGGCTTGTAGAAGTCGTGGCCCTTGAGGATCTCGACGACGTCGGCGATGGCGTCCTTGGACAGGAGCATGCCACCGAGAACAGACTGCTCGGCATCGAGGTCCTGGGGCGGTACCCGTTCGAAGGTCGGGCCGCCACCGTCCCACGCACCGTTGTCCGAGCCGCGCTCGTGCTGCTCGCCGCGCGTGCGGTCCCCGTCACCGCGGCGGCGGGAGGCGGGCAGACGATCGCTGGGGCCGCTGTCGGCCCACGGGTCGTCCAAGGGTTCGGAAATGCTCACCGAGCCACCTCCTCCCGTCCGCCGAGCGGACCTCGCCGTGCCCCTCATTTCTACGGCACGGCACTGACAAATAAGACGCCCAACTCCGGTTCTGACGCGTCGGTTTTGTGACGGTTCACGAGTCGGCGGACGCAGGGGGCGCCGGATAACCGTAGGCCCGTGGGCACCGTCAGCCAATCTGGTTATCCACAGGCCATGTGGACGACGGGCCAGATGCTGTGGAGAACCTCGCCAAACCTGTGCACGACCCGGTGGACAGCCCTGTGAACAAGCCCGCAGCCCAGCGCAAGGAGCCGCCCTGAGCTGCGCCTTTGCCATCCACGGCCTGTGCAGGAGAAAAACTTGCCCACTCGGATCAAGATCACTTCGAACTGTGCCCAGAAGTACACGGGGCGAGACGGCGAGTAAGGGTCTGGAAAGCGTTGCGTCTCTTACCTGTGGACGATTAGATTGGTGCTCATGACACAGGCCCCCGCGCGTACCCGGACCGCCCGGCGCCGGCACGACCGAGAGATCGTCGCTCTGGCAGTTCCGGCCTTCGGCGCGCTCGTCGCCGAGCCCCTCTTCGTCATGGCCGACAGTGCCATCGTCGGCCATCTCGGAACCGCTCAGCTCGCCGGACTCGGCATCGCCTCGGCCCTGCTCACCACCGCCGTCAGCGTCTTCGTCTTCCTCGCCTACGCCACCACGGCGGCCGTCTCCCGCCGTGTCGGCGCGGGCGACCTGCAGGCAGCGATCCGTCAGGGCATGGACGGCATCTGGCTGGCGCTGCTGCTCGGCGCCGCCGTCATCGCGGTGGTCCTGCCCACCGCCCCGTCGCTCGTGGAATTGTTCGGCGCCTCTGAGACCGCGGCCCCCTATGCCGTCACCTACCTGCGCATCTCCTCGCTCGGCATCCCCGCCATGCTCGTCGTGCTGGCGTCGACCGGCGTCCTGAGGGGACTGCAGAACACCCGGACACCGCTCTACGTGGCCGTGGCCGGCTTCATCGCCAACGCCGTCCTCAACGTCGCGCTCGTCTACGGCGCCGGGCTCGGCATCGCGGGATCCGCCTGGGGCACCGTCATCGCTCAGTGCGGCATGGCCGCGGTCTACCTGTGGGTGGTCGTCCGCGGGGCACGACGACACGGCGCCTCCCTGCGCCCGGACCTGGCCGGCATCAGGAATTCCGCCCAGGCCGGGATGCCGCTGCTCGTGCGTACGCTTTCCCTGCGGGCGATTCTCATGATCGCCACGGCCGTGGCGGCCCGCCTCGGCGATGCCGACATCGCGGCACATCAGATCGTCCTGTCCCTGTGGAGCCTGCTCGCCTTCGCGCTCGATGCCATCGCCATCGCCGGACAGGCCATCATCGGACGCTATCTGGGAGCCGGTGACGCCCAGGGCGCACGCGACGCCTGTCGCAGAATGGTGGAGTGGGGCGTGGCGGTCGGCGTCGTACTCGGCCTGCTCGTCGTACTGTCCCGCCCGGCGTTCCTGCCCCTGTTCACCGGTGACTCCGCGGTCAAGGACACCGCGCTGCCCGCGCTGGTGATCGTGGCGGTCGCACAGCCGATCTGCGGAGTGGTCTACGTCCTGGACGGTGTCCTCATGGGTGCGGGTGACGGCCCGTACCTTGCCTGGGCCATGCTGCTGACCCTGGCGGTCTTCACCCCCGCGGCCCTTCTCGTCCCCACGCTCGGTGGCGGGCTCACCGCCCTGTGGGCGGCCATGACGCTGATGATGGCGATGCGTCTGGTGACACTGTGGCTGCGTACGCGATCGGGGCGTTGGATCGTCACAGGGGCCACGCGCTGACCGTTTCACGTGAAACACGTCGTTTCAACGCGCAAGGAGGAAGGGGCCGCACCCTCCGGTCAGAGGGTGCGGCCCCTTCTCATCGCTTCAGCGAGAGCGAGGCTCAGGCAGCGACAACCTCGATGCTGACCTTGGCGTCAACCTCGGGGTGCAGACGCACGGACGTCTCGTGGGCGCCCAGGGTCTTGATCGGCGAGCCCAGTTCGATGCGGCGCTTGTCGACCTCGGGGCCACCGGCAGCCTTGATCGCCGAAGCGACGTCGGCCGGGGTGACGGAGCCGAAGAGACGGCCGGCGTCGCCGGAGCGGACGGCCAGACGGACCTTCACGCCCTCGAGCTGGGCCTTCACCTGGTTGGCCTGCTCGATGGTCTGGATCTCGTGGATCTTGCGAGCGCGACGGATCTGCTCGACGTCCTTCTCGCCACCCTTGGTCCAGCGGATCGCGAACTTCCGCGGGATCAGGTAGTTGCGAGCGTAACCGTCCTTGACGTCGACGACGTCGCCCGCGGCACCGAGGCCGGAGACCTCGTGGGTGAGGATGATCTTCATGTTTCGGTCACCCTTCCCTTATCGCGCGGTGGAGGTGTAGGGCAGCAGCGCCATCTCACGGCTGTTCTTCACTGCCGTGGCGACGTCACGCTGGTGCTGGGTGCAGTTGCCGGTCACGCGGCGGGCACGGATCTTGCCACGGTCGGAAATGAACTTCCGCAGCATGTTCGTGTCCTTGTAGTCCACGTACGTGACCTTGTCCTTGCAGAATGCGCAGACCTTCTTCTTCGGCTTGCGCACAGGCGGCTTAGCCATGATGTTTCTCCTGTGTGATCAAGAAGTGTGGGTAGAGCCCGCCCGCCTAGAAGGGGGGCTCGTCCGAGTAGCCGCCACCGCCGCCGGAGCCGCCGCCCCAGCCGCCGCCACCCTGGCCGCCACCGCCCTGCTGGCCACCGGCGGGAGCGCCGCCGGTCGCCCAGGGGTCGTCGGCCGGAGCGCCGCCGCCCTGCTGACCGCCGCCGGAGCCGCCGCCCCAGCCGCCGCCACCCTGGCCGCCACCGCCGCCGTAACCGCCCTGGCCTCCGCCGCGGCCCTGGCCCGAGGTCTTGGTGACCTTGGCCGTGGCGCTGCGCAGGCTGGCGCCGACCTCGTCGACATCCAGCTCGTAGACCGTGCGCTTGACGCCCTCACGGTCCTCGTAGGACCGCTGCTTCAGCCGGCCCTGCACGATGACGCGCATGCCTCGCTGGAGCGACTCGGCGACGTTCTCCGCCGCCTGACGCCAGACCGAGCAGGTGAGGAAGAGGCTCTCGCCGTCCTTCCACTCGTTCGTCTGGCGGTCGAAGGTGCGGGGGGTCGACGCGACGCGGAACTTCGCGACGGCCGCACCGGACGGGGTGAAGCGCAGCTCGGGGTCGTCGACAAGATTGCCGACGACCGTGATGACGGTCTCGCCTGCCATGGGGTACCTCTCGGCGGGTTTGCTGCTCTGGCTGCTTGGTTGCTGCTACTCGAATCCCGGGACCAGCTGAGCGGGAAGGCTCAGTGCATCTCGGGACGGAGGACCTTGGTCCGGAGGACCGACTCGTTCAGGTTCATCTGGCGGTCGAGCTCCTTGACGACCGCAGGCTCGGCCTGCAGGTCGATGACCGAGTAGATGCCCTCGGGCTTCTTCTTGATCTCGTACGAGAGACGACGACGGCCCCAGGTGTCGACCTTCTCGACCTTTCCGCCGCCGTCACGGACGACAGAGAGGAAGTTCTCGATCAGCGGGGAGACAGAGCGCTCCTCGAGATCGGGGTCGAGGATGACCATCACCTCGTAGTGACGCATGTGGAACCCACCTCCTTTGGACTCAGCGGCCACGGTCGTTCCGTGGCAGGAGGGTTGCGATGCGTTCGCACCGGCATCAACGAGTTAACCAGGACCCACTGACAATCGGGTCTCCTCCGAGGAGGCGACCCGGTCGTGGCCGGCAACAGACACCGGTGCGGAAGGTACAGCGTACCCGGCTGTCGGCCTGCGGTTGAAATCCGGCCCCGAGGGGACACAATCGGTAGTCAGGGATGTGAGGGCGAAAACACACCGCCTTCGGCAGGAGGTTCTCCATGGCACAGATCATGCGACCCGCCAAGCCCCGGACCGGCTTGCTGGCCACCGACGGCAGACGCCACCCCCTCCAGGACACCCTGCTGGCCGCGACCCTGGTCCTGGGCGTGCTCGCCCTCGCCACCGCGAGTTTCCGGGGGCTGCACGTCCTGACCTCGTGGGCGGGACTGATCGGTGTCCTGACCGGCGGATACGGACAGTACGTCTCCGAGACGACGCGGGAGCGGTTCGGCCTGGTGCTGGGTCTCGGTGCCTCCGCGCTCGGTCTCTTCTTCGGCATCTACCACGGTGGGCTCTTCGGCTGAGCTCCGCAGCCGTCCGCCCGCCGGACAACGTCCTTCCAGCCGTACGCCGGACGGGGCGCTCACAGGGCGCAGTAGGCTTCGCGCGAGAGCCGGAGCCCCTGTACCCATGGGGACACACCAGCCCGAGGAGCGCCCCGAATGACCCTGACCCTGAGGACCATCAGTCGCGAGCAGCATCTGGCGTACATCCAGAGCCTGCCCGCGGCG is a genomic window containing:
- the dnaB gene encoding replicative DNA helicase — encoded protein: MSISEPLDDPWADSGPSDRLPASRRRGDGDRTRGEQHERGSDNGAWDGGGPTFERVPPQDLDAEQSVLGGMLLSKDAIADVVEILKGHDFYKPAHETVYQAILDVYAKGEPADPITIAAELTKRGEINKVGGASYLHTLVQTVPTAANAAYYAEIVHERAVLRRLVEAGTRITQMGYAADDDVDEIVNRAQAEIYAVTEQRTSEDYLPLGDIMEGALDEIEAIGSRSGEMTGVPTGFTDFDSLTNGLHPGQMIVIAARPAMGKSTLALDFARAASIKNNLPSVIFSLEMGRNEIAMRLLSAEARVALHHMRSGTMTDDDWTRLARRMPDVSAAPLYIDDSPNLSMMEIRAKCRRLKQRNDLKLVVIDYLQLMQAGGSKRSESRQQEVSDMSRNLKLLAKELEIPVIALSQLNRGPEQRTDKKPMVSDLRESGSIEQDADMVILLHREDAYEKESPRAGEADLIVAKHRNGPTATITVAFQGHYSRFVDMAQT
- a CDS encoding MATE family efflux transporter, whose translation is MTQAPARTRTARRRHDREIVALAVPAFGALVAEPLFVMADSAIVGHLGTAQLAGLGIASALLTTAVSVFVFLAYATTAAVSRRVGAGDLQAAIRQGMDGIWLALLLGAAVIAVVLPTAPSLVELFGASETAAPYAVTYLRISSLGIPAMLVVLASTGVLRGLQNTRTPLYVAVAGFIANAVLNVALVYGAGLGIAGSAWGTVIAQCGMAAVYLWVVVRGARRHGASLRPDLAGIRNSAQAGMPLLVRTLSLRAILMIATAVAARLGDADIAAHQIVLSLWSLLAFALDAIAIAGQAIIGRYLGAGDAQGARDACRRMVEWGVAVGVVLGLLVVLSRPAFLPLFTGDSAVKDTALPALVIVAVAQPICGVVYVLDGVLMGAGDGPYLAWAMLLTLAVFTPAALLVPTLGGGLTALWAAMTLMMAMRLVTLWLRTRSGRWIVTGATR
- the rplI gene encoding 50S ribosomal protein L9; translated protein: MKIILTHEVSGLGAAGDVVDVKDGYARNYLIPRKFAIRWTKGGEKDVEQIRRARKIHEIQTIEQANQVKAQLEGVKVRLAVRSGDAGRLFGSVTPADVASAIKAAGGPEVDKRRIELGSPIKTLGAHETSVRLHPEVDAKVSIEVVAA
- the rpsR gene encoding 30S ribosomal protein S18 → MAKPPVRKPKKKVCAFCKDKVTYVDYKDTNMLRKFISDRGKIRARRVTGNCTQHQRDVATAVKNSREMALLPYTSTAR
- a CDS encoding single-stranded DNA-binding protein, producing MAGETVITVVGNLVDDPELRFTPSGAAVAKFRVASTPRTFDRQTNEWKDGESLFLTCSVWRQAAENVAESLQRGMRVIVQGRLKQRSYEDREGVKRTVYELDVDEVGASLRSATAKVTKTSGQGRGGGQGGYGGGGGQGGGGWGGGSGGGQQGGGAPADDPWATGGAPAGGQQGGGGQGGGGWGGGSGGGGGYSDEPPF
- the rpsF gene encoding 30S ribosomal protein S6 is translated as MRHYEVMVILDPDLEERSVSPLIENFLSVVRDGGGKVEKVDTWGRRRLSYEIKKKPEGIYSVIDLQAEPAVVKELDRQMNLNESVLRTKVLRPEMH